From one Neofelis nebulosa isolate mNeoNeb1 chromosome 4, mNeoNeb1.pri, whole genome shotgun sequence genomic stretch:
- the ABTB1 gene encoding ankyrin repeat and BTB/POZ domain-containing protein 1 isoform X1, translated as MDTSDLFASCRKGDVGRVRIWPLLFMLPHHQDTCSSLLLGFPTSSLLYLVCGPKQPEGCGRTDGPSLPPRSQMPSGQRSLLLTVSASALGVHIYTLYLCTCWSSGTWRYYACLCGHEELVLYLLANGARCEANTFDGERCLYGALSDAIRRALRDYKQVTASCRRRDYYDDFLQRLLEQGIHSDVIFVVHGKPFRAHRCVLGARSTYFANMLDTKWKGKSVVVLRHPLINPVAFGALLQYLYTGRLDVGVEHVSDCERLAKQCQLWDLLSDLEAKCEKVSEFVASKPGTCVKVLTIEPPPADSRLREDMALLADCALPPELRGDLGELPFPFPDGFNSCPDVCFRVEGCSFLCHKAFFCGRSDYFRALLDDHFRENEELEASGGLPAITLHGISPDIFTHVLYYIYSDHTELPPEAAYDVLSVADMYLLPGLKRLCGRSLAQLLDEDSVVGVWRVAKLFRLARLEDQCTEYMAKVIEKLVEREDFVEAVREEAAAVAARQETDSIPLVDDIRFHVASTVQTYSAIEEAQQRLRALEDLLVSIGLDC; from the exons ATGGACACCAGCGATCTCTTCGCCAGCTGCAGGAAGGGGGATGTGGGCCGAGTGCG AATCTGGCCACTTCTCTTCATGCTTCCACACCACCAGGACACCTGCAGCAGCCTTCTCCTTGGCTTCCCTACCTCCAGTCTCCTCTATCTAGTCTGCGGTCCCAAGCAGCCAGAGGGCTGTGGCAGAACAGATGGCCCATCGCTGCCTCCTCGCTCCCAAATGCCTTCAGGCCAGAGGTCCCTACTGCTCACAGTCTCAGCATCTGCCCTAGGCGTTCACATCTACACTCTCTACCTAT GTACCTGCTGGAGCAGCGGGACGTGGAG gtACTACGCCTGCCTGTGTGGGCACGAGGAGCTAGTACTCTATCTTCTGGCCAATG GAGCCCGCTGTGAGGCCAACACCTTTGATGGGGAGCGCTGCCTCTATGGGGCGCTGAGCGACGCCATCCGCCGGGCCCTGCGCGATTACAAGCAGGTGACAGCCTCTTGCAGGAGGCGGGATTACTACGACGACTTCCTGCAGCG GCTTCTGGAACAAGGCATCCACAGCGACGTGATCTTTGTGGTGCACGGGAAACCCTTCCGGGCACACCGCTGCGTCCTAGGTGCGCGCAGCACCTACTTTGCCAACATGCTGGACACCAAATGGAAGGGCAAGAGTGTCGTGGTCCTCCGACACCCACTG ATCAACCCTGTGGCCTTCGGGGCCTTGCTGCAGTACCTGTACACAG GTCGCCTGGACGTCGGTGTGGAGCATGTTAGCGACTGCGAGCGCCTGGCCAAGCAGTGCCAGCTGTGGGATCTGCTCAGCGACCTGGAGGCCAAGTGTGAGAAGGTGTCTGAGTTCG TGGCGTCCAAGCCAGGCACATGCGTGAAGGTGCTGACCATCGAGCCCCCCCCAGCAGACTCCCGGCTTCGGGAGGACATGGCCCTGCTGGCCGACTGTGCCCTGCCCCCTGAGCTCCGC ggTGACCTCGGGGAGCTGCCCTTCCCTTTTCCCGATGGTTTCAACAGCTGTCCTGACGTCTGCTTCCGGGTGGAAGGTTGCAGCTTTCTCTGCCACAAG GCCTTCTTCTGCGGCCGAAGCGACTACTTCCGGGCCCTGCTGGATGACCACTTCCGAGAGAACGAGGAGCTGGAGGCCTCAGGCGGCCTCCCGGCCATCACCCTACATGGCATCTCGCCTGACATCTTCACCCATGTTCTCTACTACATATACAGTGACCACACAGAG CTGCCCCCGGAAGCGGCCTACGACGTGCTGAGCGTGGCCGACATGTACCTGTTGCCAGGCCTGAAGCGGCTGTGTGGCCGCAGCCTGGCCCAGCTGCTGGACGAGGACAGTGTGGTGGGCGTGTGGCGTGTGGCCAAGCTGTTCCGCTTGGCGCGCCTCGAGGACCAGTGCACCGAGTACATGGCCAAGGTCATCGAGAAG CTGGTGGAGCGGGAGGACTTCGTGGAGGCCGTGCGGGAGGAGGCGGCAGCCGTGGCCGCCCGGCAGGAGACGGACTCCATCCCGCTGGTGGACGACATCCGCTTCCACGTGGCCAGCACGGTGCAGACCTACAGCGCCATCGAGGAGGCACAGCAGCGGCTGCGGGCGCTTGAGGACTTGCTGGTGTCCATCGGCCTGGACTGCTGA
- the ABTB1 gene encoding ankyrin repeat and BTB/POZ domain-containing protein 1 isoform X4, whose product MWAECGTCWSSGTWRYYACLCGHEELVLYLLANGARCEANTFDGERCLYGALSDAIRRALRDYKQVTASCRRRDYYDDFLQRLLEQGIHSDVIFVVHGKPFRAHRCVLGARSTYFANMLDTKWKGKSVVVLRHPLINPVAFGALLQYLYTGRLDVGVEHVSDCERLAKQCQLWDLLSDLEAKCEKVSEFVASKPGTCVKVLTIEPPPADSRLREDMALLADCALPPELRGDLGELPFPFPDGFNSCPDVCFRVEGCSFLCHKAFFCGRSDYFRALLDDHFRENEELEASGGLPAITLHGISPDIFTHVLYYIYSDHTELPPEAAYDVLSVADMYLLPGLKRLCGRSLAQLLDEDSVVGVWRVAKLFRLARLEDQCTEYMAKVIEKLVEREDFVEAVREEAAAVAARQETDSIPLVDDIRFHVASTVQTYSAIEEAQQRLRALEDLLVSIGLDC is encoded by the exons ATGTGGGCCGAGTGCG GTACCTGCTGGAGCAGCGGGACGTGGAG gtACTACGCCTGCCTGTGTGGGCACGAGGAGCTAGTACTCTATCTTCTGGCCAATG GAGCCCGCTGTGAGGCCAACACCTTTGATGGGGAGCGCTGCCTCTATGGGGCGCTGAGCGACGCCATCCGCCGGGCCCTGCGCGATTACAAGCAGGTGACAGCCTCTTGCAGGAGGCGGGATTACTACGACGACTTCCTGCAGCG GCTTCTGGAACAAGGCATCCACAGCGACGTGATCTTTGTGGTGCACGGGAAACCCTTCCGGGCACACCGCTGCGTCCTAGGTGCGCGCAGCACCTACTTTGCCAACATGCTGGACACCAAATGGAAGGGCAAGAGTGTCGTGGTCCTCCGACACCCACTG ATCAACCCTGTGGCCTTCGGGGCCTTGCTGCAGTACCTGTACACAG GTCGCCTGGACGTCGGTGTGGAGCATGTTAGCGACTGCGAGCGCCTGGCCAAGCAGTGCCAGCTGTGGGATCTGCTCAGCGACCTGGAGGCCAAGTGTGAGAAGGTGTCTGAGTTCG TGGCGTCCAAGCCAGGCACATGCGTGAAGGTGCTGACCATCGAGCCCCCCCCAGCAGACTCCCGGCTTCGGGAGGACATGGCCCTGCTGGCCGACTGTGCCCTGCCCCCTGAGCTCCGC ggTGACCTCGGGGAGCTGCCCTTCCCTTTTCCCGATGGTTTCAACAGCTGTCCTGACGTCTGCTTCCGGGTGGAAGGTTGCAGCTTTCTCTGCCACAAG GCCTTCTTCTGCGGCCGAAGCGACTACTTCCGGGCCCTGCTGGATGACCACTTCCGAGAGAACGAGGAGCTGGAGGCCTCAGGCGGCCTCCCGGCCATCACCCTACATGGCATCTCGCCTGACATCTTCACCCATGTTCTCTACTACATATACAGTGACCACACAGAG CTGCCCCCGGAAGCGGCCTACGACGTGCTGAGCGTGGCCGACATGTACCTGTTGCCAGGCCTGAAGCGGCTGTGTGGCCGCAGCCTGGCCCAGCTGCTGGACGAGGACAGTGTGGTGGGCGTGTGGCGTGTGGCCAAGCTGTTCCGCTTGGCGCGCCTCGAGGACCAGTGCACCGAGTACATGGCCAAGGTCATCGAGAAG CTGGTGGAGCGGGAGGACTTCGTGGAGGCCGTGCGGGAGGAGGCGGCAGCCGTGGCCGCCCGGCAGGAGACGGACTCCATCCCGCTGGTGGACGACATCCGCTTCCACGTGGCCAGCACGGTGCAGACCTACAGCGCCATCGAGGAGGCACAGCAGCGGCTGCGGGCGCTTGAGGACTTGCTGGTGTCCATCGGCCTGGACTGCTGA
- the ABTB1 gene encoding ankyrin repeat and BTB/POZ domain-containing protein 1 isoform X2 — MDTSDLFASCRKGDVGRVRIWPLLFMLPHHQDTCSSLLLGFPTSSLLYLVCGPKQPEGCGRTDGPSLPPRSQMPSGQRYLLEQRDVEVNVRDKWDSTPLYYACLCGHEELVLYLLANGARCEANTFDGERCLYGALSDAIRRALRDYKQVTASCRRRDYYDDFLQRLLEQGIHSDVIFVVHGKPFRAHRCVLGARSTYFANMLDTKWKGKSVVVLRHPLINPVAFGALLQYLYTGRLDVGVEHVSDCERLAKQCQLWDLLSDLEAKCEKVSEFVASKPGTCVKVLTIEPPPADSRLREDMALLADCALPPELRGDLGELPFPFPDGFNSCPDVCFRVEGCSFLCHKAFFCGRSDYFRALLDDHFRENEELEASGGLPAITLHGISPDIFTHVLYYIYSDHTELPPEAAYDVLSVADMYLLPGLKRLCGRSLAQLLDEDSVVGVWRVAKLFRLARLEDQCTEYMAKVIEKLVEREDFVEAVREEAAAVAARQETDSIPLVDDIRFHVASTVQTYSAIEEAQQRLRALEDLLVSIGLDC; from the exons ATGGACACCAGCGATCTCTTCGCCAGCTGCAGGAAGGGGGATGTGGGCCGAGTGCG AATCTGGCCACTTCTCTTCATGCTTCCACACCACCAGGACACCTGCAGCAGCCTTCTCCTTGGCTTCCCTACCTCCAGTCTCCTCTATCTAGTCTGCGGTCCCAAGCAGCCAGAGGGCTGTGGCAGAACAGATGGCCCATCGCTGCCTCCTCGCTCCCAAATGCCTTCAGGCCAGAG GTACCTGCTGGAGCAGCGGGACGTGGAGGTGAATGTGCGGGACAAGTGGGACAGCACCCCCTT gtACTACGCCTGCCTGTGTGGGCACGAGGAGCTAGTACTCTATCTTCTGGCCAATG GAGCCCGCTGTGAGGCCAACACCTTTGATGGGGAGCGCTGCCTCTATGGGGCGCTGAGCGACGCCATCCGCCGGGCCCTGCGCGATTACAAGCAGGTGACAGCCTCTTGCAGGAGGCGGGATTACTACGACGACTTCCTGCAGCG GCTTCTGGAACAAGGCATCCACAGCGACGTGATCTTTGTGGTGCACGGGAAACCCTTCCGGGCACACCGCTGCGTCCTAGGTGCGCGCAGCACCTACTTTGCCAACATGCTGGACACCAAATGGAAGGGCAAGAGTGTCGTGGTCCTCCGACACCCACTG ATCAACCCTGTGGCCTTCGGGGCCTTGCTGCAGTACCTGTACACAG GTCGCCTGGACGTCGGTGTGGAGCATGTTAGCGACTGCGAGCGCCTGGCCAAGCAGTGCCAGCTGTGGGATCTGCTCAGCGACCTGGAGGCCAAGTGTGAGAAGGTGTCTGAGTTCG TGGCGTCCAAGCCAGGCACATGCGTGAAGGTGCTGACCATCGAGCCCCCCCCAGCAGACTCCCGGCTTCGGGAGGACATGGCCCTGCTGGCCGACTGTGCCCTGCCCCCTGAGCTCCGC ggTGACCTCGGGGAGCTGCCCTTCCCTTTTCCCGATGGTTTCAACAGCTGTCCTGACGTCTGCTTCCGGGTGGAAGGTTGCAGCTTTCTCTGCCACAAG GCCTTCTTCTGCGGCCGAAGCGACTACTTCCGGGCCCTGCTGGATGACCACTTCCGAGAGAACGAGGAGCTGGAGGCCTCAGGCGGCCTCCCGGCCATCACCCTACATGGCATCTCGCCTGACATCTTCACCCATGTTCTCTACTACATATACAGTGACCACACAGAG CTGCCCCCGGAAGCGGCCTACGACGTGCTGAGCGTGGCCGACATGTACCTGTTGCCAGGCCTGAAGCGGCTGTGTGGCCGCAGCCTGGCCCAGCTGCTGGACGAGGACAGTGTGGTGGGCGTGTGGCGTGTGGCCAAGCTGTTCCGCTTGGCGCGCCTCGAGGACCAGTGCACCGAGTACATGGCCAAGGTCATCGAGAAG CTGGTGGAGCGGGAGGACTTCGTGGAGGCCGTGCGGGAGGAGGCGGCAGCCGTGGCCGCCCGGCAGGAGACGGACTCCATCCCGCTGGTGGACGACATCCGCTTCCACGTGGCCAGCACGGTGCAGACCTACAGCGCCATCGAGGAGGCACAGCAGCGGCTGCGGGCGCTTGAGGACTTGCTGGTGTCCATCGGCCTGGACTGCTGA
- the PODXL2 gene encoding podocalyxin-like protein 2, whose protein sequence is MGRLLWAVRLLPLLPPLLLLLAGGASLGTCAAGSDEPGPEGLTSTSLLDLLPPTGLEPLDSEEPSEAMGLGAGLGAPGSGFPSEESEESRILQPPQYFWEEEEELNDSSLDLGPTADYVFPDLTEKAGPIEDTSQGQEVPSPPSPLPKMNLVEPPWHMAPGEEEEDEEDEEEEEEEREKEEAEKEEEEEEEEELLPVNGSQEEAQTQGHGFSPTSGSQVPGVAKHRHEESGEQASSGVEVGSSMEPSLSPSAVTPSTVTPGGQDFVSQETGGTTLPATGHGVEFEAPQEASEEATVGAAGLAGKQAEVPSLASFPQTEAPSGAETPAEDPLYPGASASLPLAPRDAELTPASATLGQEDLSQQPQEGQATEAQSRIPWDSTQVICKDWSNLAGKNYIILNMTENIDCEVFRQHRGLQLLALVEEVLPRHGSGRHGDWHISLSKPSEKEQHLLMTLVGEQGVVPTQDVLSMLGDIRRNLVEIGIQNYSTTSSCQARASQVRSDYGTLFVVLVVIGAICVIIIVLGLLYNCWQRRLPKLKHVSHGEELRFVENGCHDNPTLDVASDSQSEMQEKQPSLNGGGAVNGPGGWSALMGGKRDPEDSDVFEEDTHL, encoded by the exons GAGCGTCCCTGGGCACATGCGCAGCTGGGTCCGATGAGCCTGGCCCCGAGGGCCTCACCTCCACCTCCTTGCTGGACCTCCTGCCACCCACGGGCCTGGAGCCGCTGGACTCGGAGGAACCCAGTGAGGCCATGGGGCTGGGAGCTggcctgggggcccctggctcGGGCTTCCCCAGCGAAGAGAGTGAAGAGTCCCGCATCCTGCAGCCGCCACAGTACTtctgggaagaagaggaggagctgAATGACTCCAGCCTGGACCTGGGACCCACTGCAG ACTACGTCTTTCCAGACTTGACGGAGAAGGCGGGTCCCATAGAAGACACCAGCCAGGGCCAGGAGGTGCCGAGCCCGCCCTCACCCTTGCCCAAGATGAACCTGGTGGAGCCACCCTGGCATATGGCtcctggagaagaggaggaggacgaggaggacgaggaggaggaggaggaggaaagggagaaggaggaggcagagaaggaagaggaagaggaagaagaggaggagctgCTGCCTGTGAACGGATCCCAAGAAGAAGCCCAAACTCAGGGCCATGGCTTTTCTCCCACCAGCGGCAGCCAGGTGCCAGGGGTTGCCAAGCACAGGCACGAAGAATCTGGGGAACAGGCCTCCTCGGGTGTGGAGGTGGgcagcagcatggagcccagcctGTCACCGTCCGCAGTCACCCCGAGCACAGTGACCCCGGGGGGGCAGGACTTCGTCAGCCAGGAGACGGGGGGCACGACGCTGCCGGCCACGGGGCATGGAGTGGAGTTTGAGGCTCCTCAGGAGGCAAGCGAGGAGGCCACCGTGGGAGCAGCAGGGTTGGCTGGCAAGCAAGCGGAGGTGCCGTCCTTAGCCTCGTTCCCTCAGACAGAAGCTCCCAGTGGGGCCGAGACCCCAGCCGAAGACCCCCTTTACCCTGGAGCCTCCGCCTCTCTCCCGCTGGCTCCCCGAGACGCGGAACTGACACCTGCCTCTGCCACCTTGGGGCAAGAAGACCTCAGCCAGCAGCCCCAGGAAGGACAGGCCACCGAAGCCCAGTCCAGAATACCCTGGGATTCTACTCAG GTGATCTGCAAAGACTGGAGCAATCTGGCCGGGAAAAACTACATCATTCTGAACATGACAGAGAACATAGACTGT GAGGTGTTCCGGCAGCACCGGGGGCTGCAGCTCCTGGCCCTGGTGGAGGAGGTGCTGCCCCGCCACGGCAGTGGCCGCCACGGGGACTGGCACATCTCCCTGAGCAAGCCCAGCGAGAAGGAGCAGCACCTTCTAATGACCTTGGTGGGCGAGCAGG GGGTGGTGCCCACTCAAGACGTCCTTTCCATGCTGGGAGACATCCGCAGAAATCTGGTGGAG attGGCATCCAGAACTACTCCACTACAAGCAGCTGCCAGGCCCGGGCCAGCCAGGTGCGCAGCGACTATGGGACGCTCTTTGTGGTGCTGGTGGTCATCGGTGCCATCTGTGTGATCATCATCGTGCTGGGCCTGCTCTATAACTGCTGGCAGCGGCGGCTGCCCAAGCTCAAACACGTG TCCCACGGCGAGGAGCTGCGCTTCGTAGAGAACGGCTGCCACGACAACCCCACGCTGGACGTGGCCAGCGACAGCCAGTCGGAGATGCAGGAGAAGCAGCCCAGCCTGAACGGCGGCGGGGCCGTCAACGGCCCTGGGGGCTGGAGCGCGCTCATGGGGGGCAAGCGGGACCCTGAGGACTCGGACGTGTTTGAGGAGGACACGCACCTGTGA
- the ABTB1 gene encoding ankyrin repeat and BTB/POZ domain-containing protein 1 isoform X3, producing the protein MDTSDLFASCRKGDVGRVRYLLEQRDVEVNVRDKWDSTPLYYACLCGHEELVLYLLANGARCEANTFDGERCLYGALSDAIRRALRDYKQVTASCRRRDYYDDFLQRLLEQGIHSDVIFVVHGKPFRAHRCVLGARSTYFANMLDTKWKGKSVVVLRHPLINPVAFGALLQYLYTGRLDVGVEHVSDCERLAKQCQLWDLLSDLEAKCEKVSEFVASKPGTCVKVLTIEPPPADSRLREDMALLADCALPPELRGDLGELPFPFPDGFNSCPDVCFRVEGCSFLCHKAFFCGRSDYFRALLDDHFRENEELEASGGLPAITLHGISPDIFTHVLYYIYSDHTELPPEAAYDVLSVADMYLLPGLKRLCGRSLAQLLDEDSVVGVWRVAKLFRLARLEDQCTEYMAKVIEKLVEREDFVEAVREEAAAVAARQETDSIPLVDDIRFHVASTVQTYSAIEEAQQRLRALEDLLVSIGLDC; encoded by the exons ATGGACACCAGCGATCTCTTCGCCAGCTGCAGGAAGGGGGATGTGGGCCGAGTGCG GTACCTGCTGGAGCAGCGGGACGTGGAGGTGAATGTGCGGGACAAGTGGGACAGCACCCCCTT gtACTACGCCTGCCTGTGTGGGCACGAGGAGCTAGTACTCTATCTTCTGGCCAATG GAGCCCGCTGTGAGGCCAACACCTTTGATGGGGAGCGCTGCCTCTATGGGGCGCTGAGCGACGCCATCCGCCGGGCCCTGCGCGATTACAAGCAGGTGACAGCCTCTTGCAGGAGGCGGGATTACTACGACGACTTCCTGCAGCG GCTTCTGGAACAAGGCATCCACAGCGACGTGATCTTTGTGGTGCACGGGAAACCCTTCCGGGCACACCGCTGCGTCCTAGGTGCGCGCAGCACCTACTTTGCCAACATGCTGGACACCAAATGGAAGGGCAAGAGTGTCGTGGTCCTCCGACACCCACTG ATCAACCCTGTGGCCTTCGGGGCCTTGCTGCAGTACCTGTACACAG GTCGCCTGGACGTCGGTGTGGAGCATGTTAGCGACTGCGAGCGCCTGGCCAAGCAGTGCCAGCTGTGGGATCTGCTCAGCGACCTGGAGGCCAAGTGTGAGAAGGTGTCTGAGTTCG TGGCGTCCAAGCCAGGCACATGCGTGAAGGTGCTGACCATCGAGCCCCCCCCAGCAGACTCCCGGCTTCGGGAGGACATGGCCCTGCTGGCCGACTGTGCCCTGCCCCCTGAGCTCCGC ggTGACCTCGGGGAGCTGCCCTTCCCTTTTCCCGATGGTTTCAACAGCTGTCCTGACGTCTGCTTCCGGGTGGAAGGTTGCAGCTTTCTCTGCCACAAG GCCTTCTTCTGCGGCCGAAGCGACTACTTCCGGGCCCTGCTGGATGACCACTTCCGAGAGAACGAGGAGCTGGAGGCCTCAGGCGGCCTCCCGGCCATCACCCTACATGGCATCTCGCCTGACATCTTCACCCATGTTCTCTACTACATATACAGTGACCACACAGAG CTGCCCCCGGAAGCGGCCTACGACGTGCTGAGCGTGGCCGACATGTACCTGTTGCCAGGCCTGAAGCGGCTGTGTGGCCGCAGCCTGGCCCAGCTGCTGGACGAGGACAGTGTGGTGGGCGTGTGGCGTGTGGCCAAGCTGTTCCGCTTGGCGCGCCTCGAGGACCAGTGCACCGAGTACATGGCCAAGGTCATCGAGAAG CTGGTGGAGCGGGAGGACTTCGTGGAGGCCGTGCGGGAGGAGGCGGCAGCCGTGGCCGCCCGGCAGGAGACGGACTCCATCCCGCTGGTGGACGACATCCGCTTCCACGTGGCCAGCACGGTGCAGACCTACAGCGCCATCGAGGAGGCACAGCAGCGGCTGCGGGCGCTTGAGGACTTGCTGGTGTCCATCGGCCTGGACTGCTGA